A single region of the Malus sylvestris chromosome 8, drMalSylv7.2, whole genome shotgun sequence genome encodes:
- the LOC126631213 gene encoding COBRA-like protein 6 gives MKKLLIFTFSLITSFSLSSGFDPLDPYANITVTWDFLQQSESTSDIKVSIYNFQQFRHVDRPGWKLGWRWQGDEVIWNMWGAEAIYQGNCSRFKGAPERPHCCEKEPVIIDLLPGTPFNKQFSNCCKGGELSSMVQDSSKFLSAFRMNVGAFSNNSTNINMPDNFTLGLPGYTCGAPVQVQPTKTSQDGRRWTETLETWNVTCMYSQFRASPSPKCCVSLSSFYNSTIAKCPRCSCGCQGLPGAKCVKPGDELQLPGERETEEPSPLVTCTRHMCPIGIHWHVKESYKEYWRVKITITNYNFVKNYSDWTLVVQHPNLQSLTQLFSFNYHPLGQYGNINDTGMFWGIKYYNDMLLSTGKNGNVQTEMVLHKDEGVFTFREGWTFPRRISFNGDECVMPSPDEYPRLPNRAHRAAASRPLIVVFSSLLILAAS, from the exons ATGAAGAAGCTCTTGATTTTCACCTTCTCTCTCATCACCTCCTTCTCATTGTCAT CTGGGTTCGATCCATTAGATCCATATGCCAACATAACCGTCACTTGGGATTTTTTGCAGCAAAGCGAAAGCACATCTGAC ATAAAAGTATCGATATACAACTTCCAGCAATTTCGGCATGTGGATCGCCCCGGTTGGAAGCTGGGTTGGAGATGGCAAGGTGATGAAGTGATATGGAACATGTGGGGAGCTGAGGCCATTTATCAAGGAAACTGCTCTCGGTTCAAAGGCGCACCAGAGCGTCCTCATTGCTGTGAAAAGGAGCCGGTGATCATCGATCTCCTCCCCGGAACCCCTTTTAACAAACAGTTCTCCAATTGCTGCAAGGGAGGAGAGCTTTCTTCCATGGTCCAAGACTCTTCCAAGTTTCTATCTGCCTTTCGGATGAATGTTGGAGCATTTTCCAACAATAGTACAAATATAAATATGCCCGACAATTTCACCCTTGGACTCCCTGGTTACACCTGCGGCGCGCCAGTCCAAGTCCAACCGACTAAGACTAGCCAAGATGGCCGGCGATGGACAGAAACTCTCG AGACATGGAATGTGACTTGTATGTACTCCCAGTTCAGAGCATCACCTTCTCCAAAGTGCTGTGTTTCCTTGTCTTCATTCTACAATAGCACCATTGCTAAGTGCCCCCGGTGCAGCTGCGGCTGCCAAGGACTTCCCGGAGCAAAATGCGTGAA GCCAGGTGATGAGTTGCAACTTCCTGGTGAGCGCGAGACTGAAGAACCATCACCTTTGGTGACTTGTACACGACATATGTGCCCGATAGGAATACATTGGCATGTTAAGGAAAGTTACAAGGAGTACTGGAGGGTTAAGATCACAATCACCAAttataattttgttaaaaaCTATTCTGACTGGACCTTAGTCGTTCAACACCCGAATTTGCAAAGTCTAACGCAGTTGTTCAGCTTCAACTACCACCCTCTCGGTCAGTATGGAAATATAA ATGATACAGGAATGTTTTGGGGGATCAAATATTACAACGACATGTTACTCAGTACGGGAAAGAATGGGAACGTGCAAACTGAGATGGTACTGCATAAAGATGAAGGGGTTTTCACTTTCAGAGAGGGATGGACATTTCCCAGGAGAATTTCATTCAACGGGGATGAATGTGTGATGCCCTCTCCGGACGAGTACCCTAGACTTCCCAATAGGGCTCATAGGGCAGCAGCATCAAGGCCATTGATCGTAGTTTTCTCCTCGTTGTTGATCCTTGCAGCTTCGTGA
- the LOC126631157 gene encoding serine/threonine-protein kinase-like protein At5g23170, which yields MVGFDYDDLVNATGSFSPTRLVGKGSHGMVYKAMLLNKMVALKKPLQHRDNHYKLENEICVLSSLPKNQHVISLLGTSQDHSNNNKLIVMEFMPNGSLHDLLHLAPTPPPWPKRIEIFIQVARAVQFLHEGKPTVIHRDIKSENILFDSDWNAKLADFGLAVLFDSPSQVSPPAAGTIGYLDPCYTTPSKLSTKNDVFSFGVVLLEIISCRKVIDVSKSPASIVDWAVALIEEERIDEICDARIGLPMDMSSTIRHILYVAASCVSSNVENRPTIGGIVTEMENCVIKRVRLPIWISMWRNLVRRKKKDIAKKWQQEKCATVLEQSDDGVLGDHVSSGKLLLWQVLADAGKE from the coding sequence ATGGTGGGCTTTGATTATGATGATCTTGTAAACGCAACAGGAAGCTTCTCTCCGACTCGGCTCGTCGGTAAAGGTAGCCATGGAATGGTCTACAAAGCCATGCTACTCAACAAAATGGTTGCCCTAAAGAAGCCATTGCAACATCGTGACAACCACTACAAGCTCGAAAATGAAATATGTGTGTTATCGTCTCTACCCAAAAATCAGCATGTTATAAGCCTTCTTGGAACGAGCCAAGATCACTCGAACAACAACAAGCTCATTGTCATGGAGTTCATGCCCAATGGCTCTCTCCATGACCTACTTCATCTTGCACCTACACCGCCACCGTGGCCTAAACGTATAGAAATCTTCATCCAAGTCGCCCGCGCGGTCCAATTTCTTCACGAAGGGAAGCCTACGGTGATCCACAGGGACATCAAGTCTGAAAATATTTTGTTCGATTCAGATTGGAATGCCAAGTTGGCGGATTTTGGACTTGCCGTGCTCTTTGACTCGCCGAGTCAGGTGAGTCCACCCGCTGCAGGTACTATTGGATACTTGGACCCTTGTTACACCACTCCTAGCAAACTAAGTACCAAGAACGATGTGTTTAGTTTTGGTGTTGTGTTGCTTGAGATTATTAGCTGCAGGAAAGTCATCGATGTTTCTAAGTCACCAGCTTCGATAGTGGATTGGGCAGTAGCATTGATCGAAGAAGAACGAATTGACGAGATTTGTGATGCAAGGATAGGGCTTCCGATGGACATGTCAAGCACAATAAGGCACATTTTATATGTTGCAGCGAGTTGTGTATCGTCCAACGTAGAAAATCGTCCGACGATCGGAGGGATTGTTACGGAGATGGAAAACTGTGTTATCAAGCGAGTTAGGCTACCGATTTGGATTAGTATGTGGAGGAACTTggtgaggaggaagaaaaaagatATAGCTAAAAAATGGCAGCAGGAAAAATGTGCAACAGTACTAGAACAAAGTGATGATGGTGTTCTTGGTGATCATGTCTCAAGTGGGAAGCTGTTGCTGTGGCAGGTTTTGGCTGATGCTGGAAAGGAATAG
- the LOC126632802 gene encoding zinc finger transcription factor YY1, translating into MDSQFHHNYFERRPIFRSKTPAVKWFKEWVPQDVVATGGKCSLMKWVTADTLKALNEKSKKTVAPEPEPEPTTEVLFLCSYDGCGKTFIDAGALRKHSHVHGEKQYVCHYEGCGKKFLDSSKLKRHFLIHTGERDYVCPHEGCGKAFSLDFNLRSHMKTHSQENYHICPYPDCGKRYAHEYKLKNHIVAHHEKMPIDEPVSVPKYATPPAEKQIRTPKPPYSNASLDRPYACPYDGCSKAYIHEYKLKLHLRREHPGHVSDENAENPANNAHNEMDEASDQDAYAGKRMNGKSQKQNRPKPNLKYPPAKIAQRKGSTPSPAPMNTMKKPWPIKEDVYDEEDSEETEEDRDNVEDGWRYGENNDDDDEETEDED; encoded by the exons atggACTCCCAATTCCATCACAATTACTTCGAGAGGCGCCCAATCTTCCGATCCAAGACTCCCGCTGTCAAATGGTTCAAAGAATG GGTTCCACAAGATGTTGTAGCAACAGGTGGaaagtgctctctaatgaaatggGTCACAG CGGATACATTAAAGGCTTTGAatgagaaatcaaagaaaaCGGTGGCTCCAGAGCCAGAGCCAGAACCAACAACCGAAGTGCTTTTTCTTTGCAGCTATGATGGCTGTGGGAAGACCTTTATTGATGCTGGTGCCTTGAGGAAGCATTCTCACGTCCATGGGGAGAAACAATATGTTTGTCACTATGAGGGTTGTGGAAAG AAATTTTTGGATAGTTCAAAGTTGAAAAGACACTTTCTTATTCATACTGGAGAAAGGGATTATGTATGCCCTCATGAAGGCTGTGGTAAG GCCTTCTCCCTGGATTTCAACCTTAGATCGCACATGAAAACACATTCGCAAGAGAACTATCATATCTGTCCATACCCAGACTGTGGAAAGAGATATGCACATGAGTACAAGCTTAAAAACCACATTGTAGCTCACCATGAAAAG ATGCCCATCGACGAGCCAGTTTCTGTGCCAAAATATGCCACCCCACCTGCAGAGAAGCAAATCAGAACTCCGAAGCCTCCTTATAGCAATGCATCATTGGATCGCCCTTATGCTTGCCCATATGACGGGTGTAGTAAGGCGTACATCCATGAATACAAGCTTAAGCTGCATCTCAGGAGAGAGCATCCTGGCCATGTGTCTGATGAGAATGCAGAGAATCCTGCTAATAATGCTCATAACGAGATGGATGAAGCCAGTGATCAAGATGCCTATGCTGGAAAACGTATGAATGGCAAGAGCCAGAAACAAAACAGGCCCAAACCTAACTTGAAGTACCCGCCTGCCAAaattgctcagcgtaaaggCTCAACTCCATCTCCTGCACCTATGAACACAATGAAGAAACCCTGGCCGATCAAAGAAGATGTTTACGACGAAGAAGACAGTGAAGAAACAGAGGAGGACCGTGACAATGTCGAAGATGGTTGGAGGTACGGTGAAAACAATGACGACGATGATGAGGAAACGGAGGATGAAGACTAG